A region of Argentina anserina chromosome 5, drPotAnse1.1, whole genome shotgun sequence DNA encodes the following proteins:
- the LOC126795557 gene encoding uncharacterized protein LOC126795557, with the protein MSTYNNNDGDYSIYVMPYDRGFPDKSNSPLSRPHVSIIWKITESYKSENPCSFKKPIGMKLSDHIRDDVFASLSCTNDIRKSPESREIISGMISDINFPYKLDRLIWKPRGKYCRQLDNAGDMVSQIVELIHGLVEKRKKVDIVVEVEKQYTVPDEEYEAKVKAEKERDLAICMASVDAELRSLAREQDQLMAGMIRRTSGEMYKNIDREIRASDISRDRVTDIVREMEDEAVIGALELEDGDGGMCAICREEMTDCKIIRTSCSHSFHEHCIVKWLKRDRTCPLCRFKLPGMGEREKQEPSNQLV; encoded by the coding sequence ATGTCGACCTACAACAACAACGATGGTGACTATAGCATTTACGTGATGCCCTACGACAGAGGCTTTCCCGACAAGAGCAACTCTCCGCTTTCGAGACCTCATGTCTCGATCATTTGGAAAATCACTGAGAGCTACAAGTCGGAAAATCCTTGCAGCTTCAAGAAGCCGATCGGAATGAAGCTTTCAGATCACATACGCGATGATGTATTTGCGTCACTCTCATGCACCAATGACATTCGCAAGTCACCTGAATCGCGGGAGATAATCTCCGGGATGATATCTGACATAAACTTCCCCTACAAATTAGACAGGCTTATATGGAAACCTCGCGGCAAATATTGTAGGCAGTTGGACAATGCCGGTGATATGGTAAGCCAAATAGTTGAGCTCATTCACGGCTTGGTTGAAAAACGCAAGAAGGTGGACATAGTTGTCGAAGTTGAAAAGCAATATACAGTACCAGATGAAGAATATGAAGCAAAGGTTAAGGCcgaaaaagagagagatttAGCTATATGCATGGCAAGTGTCGATGCTGAGCTACGATCCCTGGCTCGCGAACAAGATCAACTGATGGCTGGGATGATACGTAGAACTTCTGGTGAAATGTATAAGAATATTGATAGAGAGATACGTGCCTCTGATATATCTCGAGATAGGGTCacggatattgtaagagagatGGAGGATGAAGCTGTAATCGGGGCATTGGAGTTGGAGGATGGAGATGGCGGTATGTGTGCGATTTGCAGGGAGGAGATGACTGATTGTAAAATCATTCGTACGTCGTGCTCACATAGTTTCCATGAACACTGTATTGTGAAATGGTTAAAACGTGATCGTACATGTCCTCTATGTAGGTTTAAGTTGCCCGGAATGGGCGAAAGAGAGAAACAAGAACCATCAAACCAACTTGTGTAA
- the LOC126795558 gene encoding uncharacterized protein LOC126795558 — translation MEEPEGAAEQQALQLKSLAESKYKASNFKSALKYAKRAHHLCPDLDGVASMVTAFDILRVAHKRGGGPTDPNWYKIIQVEPFAHINTIKSKYKKLALLLHPDKSPHLGSDEAFKLVGEAFRVLSDRIRRKEYDLRLRIEIQDREMGESSEGLGFKETFWTACSTCRLLHQFETRYLGLDLVCPSCKKRFKAVEVGSGGGVRCSQRLRKASGGERGGGDVEREGSDGEVGRRLRKRMSSVGEVLKRCETKKAKVVEETMTLAEIQAEVKRKKMGEEGREKKKKKKGKNVEVERRSGLKKGKNAEVERRAVAKKARDLGSAERRERENLEAAEGEGLRFFDFSKDKRSFKKGQVWAVYDEHDGMPRNYGLVDEVVSFSPFEMRISWLEHQNNGDQWLASWEEMGLLVPCGRFKVVRLTTTNSVHIFSHMVNCDRVAREIYRIYPKKGSVWAIYNEAAFDSDGRNLLVKEKRCYDIVVFLTSYSEMHGLSMGYLEKVDGFDTVFKRREIGAHAIRCLEKDELRLISHEIPAKKLSGNEAPNLSKDCWELDPAALPLDMLTFG, via the coding sequence ATGGAAGAACCAGAGGGAGCAGCAGAGCAACAAGCTCTCCAGCTTAAATCTCTAGCCGAATCCAAATACAAAGCCTCTAACTTCAAATCCGCCCTCAAATACGCCAAGCGAGCGCACCACCTCTGCCCCGACCTCGACGGCGTCGCCTCCATGGTCACCGCCTTCGACATCCTCCGCGTTGCCCATAAGCGCGGCGGCGGCCCAACGGATCCCAACTGGTACAAGATCATCCAGGTGGAGCCCTTCGCCCACATCAACAccatcaaatccaaatacaAGAAGCTCGCTCTTCTGCTCCACCCTGACAAGAGCCCCCACCTGGGCTCCGACGAGGCCTTCAAGCTCGTCGGCGAGGCCTTCCGGGTCCTTTCGGATAGGATCAGGAGGAAGGAGTATGATTTGAGGCTTAGGATTGAGATTCAGGATAGGGAGATGGGGGAGAGTAgtgagggtttagggtttaaggaGACGTTTTGGACGGCGTGCTCGACGTGCCGGCTTTTGCATCAGTTTGAGACGAGGTATTTGGGGCTGGATTTGGTTTGTCCGAGCTGTAAGAAGAGGTTTAAGGCTGTGGAGGTTGGGAGTGGTGGTGGGGTTAGGTGTAGTCAGAGGTTGAGGAAAGCGAGCGGAGGCGAGAGAGGGGGTGGGGATGTGGAGAGGGAGGGGAGTGATGGCGAGGTGGGGAGGAGGTTGAGGAAGAGAATGAGTAGTGTGGGGGAGGTGTTGAAGAGGTGTGAGACCAAGAAGGCGAAAGTGGTTGAGGAAACGATGACATTGGCGGAAATTCAGGCGGAGGTCAAGCGAAAGAAAATGGGGGAGGAAGggagggagaagaagaagaagaagaaggggaaGAATGTAGAAGTTGAGAGGCGCAGTGGTTTGAAGAAAGGTAAAAATGCTGAAGTTGAGAGACGCGCTGTTGCGAAGAAGGCTAGGGATTTGGGAAGTGCTGAgaggagggagagggagaattTGGAGGCTGCGGAGGGGGAGGGTTTGCGGTTTTTTGATTTTAGTAAAGATAAGAGGAGTTTTAAGAAAGGGCAGGTGTGGGCTGTGTATGATGAACATGATGGAATGCCGAGGAATTATGGTTTGGTTGATGAAGTTGTTTCTTTCAGTCCTTTTGAGATGAGGATTAGTTGGTTGGAACATCAGAACAATGGGGATCAGTGGTTGGCGTCTTGGGAGGAAATGGGATTGCTCGTGCCTTGTGGGAGGTTTAAGGTTGTTAGGCTGACTACTACTAATTCAGTGCATATTTTTTCTCATATGGTGAATTGTGACAGAGTTGCAAGAGAGATTTATCGGATTTATCCCAAGAAGGGATCTGTTTGGGCAATTTATAACGAAGCGGCGTTTGACTCTGATGGAAGGAATCTGTTAGTTAAAGAGAAGCGATGCTATGACATAGTTGTGTTTCTAACGAGTTATAGTGAGATGCATGGTTTGAGTATGGGGTATCTTGAGAAGGTTGATGGGTTCGACACGGTATTTAAgaggagggagatcggagCTCATGCTATTCGATGTTTAGAGAAAGACGAGTTGAGGTTAATTTCACATGAAATTCCTGCAAAGAAGCTCTCTGGTAACGAGGCTCCAAACCTTTCAAAAGACTGTTGGGAACTTGATCCTGCTGCTCTTCCTCTGGATATGCTTACATTTGGCTAA
- the LOC126794950 gene encoding ribosomal protein S19, mitochondrial-like: MANRLISIFSRGWAQRLLPTSSTKLESGKAISVGLGGPNTAGYSTQVKQESHYYDGAFVDAFLMKMKNNKELLMNKKIWSRRSTILPEFVGCTVRIYNGKTHVRCKITEEKVGHKFGEFAMTRKRRLPMKNAAPLRKANKTGKKK, translated from the exons ATGGCAAACCGTCTGATATCAATCTTCAGCCGTGGTTGGGCTCAGAGACTTCTCCCAACTTCCTCCACTAAA CTGGAATCAGGAAAGGCTATTTCTGTGGGACTGGGTGGACCGAATACAGCAGGTTACAGCACCCAAGTTAAGCAAGA ATCTCATTACTATGATGGTGCCTTTGTAGATGCATTCctgatgaaaatgaaaaacaacaaAGAGCTTCTTATGAACAAGAAGATCTGGTCCCGTAGATCTACTATTTTACCGGAATTCGTTGGCTGCACTGTTCGCATATATAATGGAAAAACTCATGTTCGTTGCAAAATCACTGAAGAAAAGGTCGGTCAcaaatttggagaatttgCTATGACACGGAAACGAAGACTTCCAATGAAAAATGCTGCACCACTAAGAAAAGCGAATAAAACTGGCAAGAAAAAGTGA
- the LOC126793806 gene encoding protein IWS1 homolog 1, producing MAYEDDPYRDEDGEPLMNPDDFDREPSPEPLLDADEYEGNWRDRERSQTPVYDPDDAASKSRPRKRLVKKGGDGESRKVVLKEGEHWTDDKFHELVGDSDEEEEQSRVKRMKKEKRGLRLPGKAAMASEVEELWDRVGAGDSEDDNEGQRNLDDDNFIDDTGVHPSDRYGSDNDRSPIHHPQAEEGEENEIDQLFKVGKKKKKNERSPAEIAMVVENIMADLEVTAEEDAELNRQGKPAINKLKKVSLLTEVLSKKQLQLEFLDHGVLTLLKNWLEPLPDGSLPNINIRAAILKILSDYPLDLEQYDRREQLKQSGLGKVIMFLSKSDDETPSNRKLAKELVDKWSRPLFNKSTRFEDMRNVEEERPFRRPSVKKPASSGSGMESRDGDLDLDEFSRERKSGQSSSRQLTSRPEATQMDFVVRPQSKIDPDEVRARGKQAMQDQRRMKMNRKLQQLKAPKKKQLQATKLSVEGRGMVKYL from the exons ATGGCTTACGAAGACGATCC GTACCGCGACGAAGACGGGGAGCCGTTGATGAACCCCGACGACTTCGATCGCGAGCCGTCGCCGGAGCCGCTGCTCGATGCTGACGAGTACGAGGGCAATTGGCGCGACCGGGAGCGGTCGCAGACGCCGGTGTACGATCCGGACGATGCGGCGTCGAAATCCCGGCCGAGGAAGCGGCTGGTGAAGAAGGGCGGCGACGGCGAGAGTCGGAAGGTGGTGTTGAAAGAAGGGGAGCATTGGACGGACGATAAGTTTCATGAGTTGGTGGGGGATAgtgatgaggaggaggaacAGAGCAGGGtgaagaggatgaagaaggagaagaggggGCTGAGATTGCCTGGGAAGGCGGCGATGGCTAGCGAGGTGGAAGAGCTGTGGGATAGAGTTGGCGCCGGCGATTCTGAG GATGATAACGAGGGTCAGAGGAATTTGGATGATGACAACTTTATAGATGACACTGGCGTGCATCCTTCTGATCGGTACGGAAGTGACAATGACCGATCTCCCATTCATCATCCGCAG GCTGAAGAGGGTGAGGAGAATGAAATCGATCAGCTTTTCAAGGTGggtaagaaaaagaagaagaatgaaagaAGTCCAGCAGAAATAGCAATGGTAGTTGAGAATATCATGGCTGACCTGGAGGTTACAGCTGAAGAGGATGCAGAACTTAATAGACAGGGGAAACCTGCCATTAATAAACTCAAGAAAGTGTCTCTTCTCACAGAAGTCCTCTCAAA GAAGCAGCTTCAGCTAGAGTTCTTGGATCATGGAGTGCTAACTCTACTTAAGAATTGGCTTGAACCTCTTCCAGATGGAAGTTTACCAAACATAAACATTCGAGCAGCAATTTTGAAGATCTTAAGTGAT TACCCTCTTGATCTAGAGCAGTACGATAGAAGAGAACAATTGAAGCAAAGTGGGCTTGGAAAG GTCATTATGTTTTTGTCAAAATCTGATGACGAAACACCTTCTAACAGAAAACTTGCCAAGGAATTAGTAGACAAATGG AGTCGACCTTTATTTAATAAAAGTACAAGGTTTGAAGATATGAGAAATGTGGAGGAAGAGAGACCCTTTAGAAGGCCATCAGTGAAAAA gcCAGCAAGCAGTGGTTCAGGGATGGAGTCCAGAGATGGTGATCTTGACTTGGACGAGTTTTCGAG GGAAAGAAAATCTGGCCAATCATCTTCTCGGCAACTTACCTCAAGGCCAGAAGCGACACAAATGGATTTTGTGGTACGCCCACAATCTAAGATTGATCCTGACGAAGTTAGAGCTCGTGGTAAACAAGCAATGCAGGATCAGCGGCGTATGAAG ATGAACAGGAAGTTGCAACAGTTGAAGGCGCCGAAGAAGAAGCAGCTTCAAGCCACAAAGCTAAGTGTGGAGGGTCGTGGTATGGTCAAATACTTGTAA
- the LOC126794021 gene encoding protein AE7, with product MVSKLINANPVIYEKKERRVRSIPSVADEYAVEPIDQEEIFDHIRDIKDPEHPYSLEELKVISEDAIEVDDGRGHVRVTFTPTVEHCSMATVIGLCLRVKLLRSLPSRFKVDIRVAPGSHATEAAVNKQLNDKERVAAALENPNVVEMVDECLTPSYE from the exons ATGGTATCCAAGTTAATAAATGCAAATCCAGTCATCtatgaaaagaaagagaggcGGGTTCGTAGTATTCCAAGTGTTGCAGACGAATATGCTGTGGAACCAATTGACCAAGAAGAGATTTTTG ATCATATTAGAGATATTAAAGACCCGGAACACCCATACTCTTTGGAAGagctaaaagtaatttcagaagatGCAATTGAGGTGGATGATGGCCGTGGTCATGTTAG GGTCACATTTACACCCACTGTTGAACATTGCAGTATGGCAACAGTTATTGGTCTTTGCTTACGTGTTAAACTATTAAGGAGCCTGCCTTCTCGATTCAAG GTCGACATTAGGGTGGCACCTGGATCTCATGCGACTGAAGCAGCAG TTAATAAGCAACTGAATGATAAAGAGCGGGTAGCAGCAGCACTGGAAAACCCAAATGTTGTGGAAATGGTCGATGAATGCCTTACTCCTTCATATGAGTGA
- the LOC126795559 gene encoding uncharacterized protein LOC126795559 → MTDNREPKRLKNLLAYYPSHHPAFTTYGFNSWKNVNSKKSGLLKYVGALNSPHNACMRQWEVLRNPSKHIESVISTQSTHEKLDNRLRLVAAIESARLLAHQGCTFRGHDESSNSSNGGNFTVLQNAFGRMNLEVKRVLDNAPGNAKVIREEEIADLVAAGKLETGIRPNQTTTLQRAGATRWGSHFRSISSLIKKFGATQKTLAYLVINGLPKIQGEAKSVGKAMKKFDFVFCLFLMHDTRKITDFLCQSLQKKAMDILNALRVLSIAKQKLQAMRDNGWDNLILRITSFCCEHNIIVPDLSTPYKKGTERACPEDIIKEHYYRINILNALIDAFKPEDVCSLALRFYPMNFSAGDMLALEMECGFFLSDVQSDLRFANTTSMSDLCRRMEDDFLDDLMVLYIEKKFIDSVHNNDVIEEFTKLGPRRVSFWF, encoded by the exons ATGACGGATAACAGAGAGCCAAAACGGTTGAAAAATCTTCTTGCATA TTATCCATCCCACCATCCGGCATTCACTACATATGGGTTTAATAGTTGGAAGAATGTCAATTCAAAGAAGTCAGGCCTTCTTAAGTATGTGGGAGCCCTCAATTCTCCACATAATGCTTGTATGCGCCAATGGGAAGTTCTAAGAAATCCGTCTAAGCACATTGAGAGTGTGATTAGCACTCAATCAACACATGAAAAATTAGATAATCGACTTCGGCTTGTTGCTGCTATAGAGAGTGCAAGGTTGTTGGCacatcaaggatgtacttttAGAGGTCATGATGAGAGTAGTAATTCATCAAATGGTGGCAATTTCACTGTTTTACAAAATGCTTTTGGGAGGATGAATTTAGAAGTAAAAAGAGTCTTGGATAATGCCCCTGGTAATGCCAA AGTTATTAGAGAAGAGGAAATTGCAGATTTAGTGGCTGCAGGTAAACTTGAAACTGGTATACGGCCTAATCAGACTACTACTTTGCAACGGGCAGGGGCTACTCGTTGGGGTTCACATTTTCGCTCTATTTCaagtttgataaaaaaatttggAGCCACCCAGAAAACTCTTGCATATTTGGTAATTAATGGACTTCCCAAAATACAAGGAGAAGCAAAGAGTGTAGGTAAAGCTATGAAGaaatttgattttgtgttttgctTGTTTTTGATGCATGATACCAGGAAGATTACTGATTTTCTTTGTCAGTCATTGCAAAAAAAGGCCATGGACATCTTAAATGCTCTAAGAGTTCTTTCTATTGCAAAACAAAAGCTTCAAGCCATGAGAGATAATGGTTGGGataatttgattttgagaATAACATCATTTTGTTGTGAGCATAATATCATTGTTCCAGATTTGTCTACTCCTTACAAGAAAGGTACAGAACGAGCTTGTCCAGAGGATATTATAAAAGAGCATTATTATCGGATCAATATACTTAATGCTCTGATAGAT GCATTCAAGCCTGAAGATGTTTGCTCTCTTGCTTTGAGATTTTACCCTATGAATTTTTCTGCAGGTGATATGCTTGCTCTAGAGATGGAGTGTGGATTTTTTCTATCAGATGTTCAGAGTGATCTAAGATTTGCAAATACAACTTCTATGTCTGATTTATGTCGGCG GATGGAAGATGACTTTCTTGATGATTTGATGGTTCTCTACATTGAGAAAAAGTTTATTGATAGTGTTCACAATAATGATGTAAttgaggagttcacaaagttAGGACCTCGGAGGGTATCATTCT GGTTTTAA